One Candidatus Lernaella stagnicola DNA window includes the following coding sequences:
- the rsmG gene encoding 16S rRNA (guanine(527)-N(7))-methyltransferase RsmG has product MTFAEAFALHGPAAGLPPESAEPLGTWHRMLTRWNRKTNLTRVIAPEAALIYHVLDSLPLTRAIPAGAALLDVGSGPGVPGLIVAILRPDVHVTCAESVSKKAAFLVQVRGALQLANVQIENGRAEKLDTAFDWIAARAVAEPAKLADEFGHLLNPGGVLALFLAATAAPSLPEDFTAVKTVDYELPGGFGHRRLVLVARTESE; this is encoded by the coding sequence ATGACCTTTGCCGAAGCCTTCGCCTTGCACGGGCCCGCCGCGGGTTTGCCGCCGGAGTCCGCAGAGCCCCTCGGCACCTGGCACCGCATGCTCACGCGCTGGAATCGCAAGACAAACCTGACGCGGGTGATCGCGCCGGAGGCGGCGCTCATCTATCACGTGCTCGATAGCCTGCCGCTGACGCGGGCGATACCGGCCGGCGCGGCGCTTTTGGATGTTGGGTCCGGCCCGGGTGTGCCGGGTTTGATCGTGGCGATTCTGCGGCCCGACGTGCACGTGACTTGTGCCGAGAGCGTTTCGAAAAAGGCCGCGTTTCTCGTGCAGGTGCGCGGCGCGCTGCAACTGGCCAACGTGCAAATCGAAAACGGCCGCGCCGAGAAACTTGACACCGCCTTCGATTGGATCGCCGCGCGCGCGGTGGCCGAGCCGGCGAAGCTGGCCGACGAATTCGGGCACTTGCTCAATCCGGGTGGCGTACTGGCGCTGTTTTTGGCGGCGACCGCCGCGCCTTCCCTGCCGGAGGACTTTACCGCCGTGAAAACAGTGGACTACGAGTTGCCGGGCGGCTTCGGCCACCGGCGGCTGGTGTTGGTTGCGCGGACAGAAAGCGAATAA
- a CDS encoding DUF4190 domain-containing protein — protein MFTVRLGDKDIPVRDIAALAEMMRAGQIQANTAVYDHTANAWRTAKDILARPIVAPSSAAAEQPGASGSYSPPTGYVPGRPRTTSGLAIGSFVCSVVGMVSCFMLGIVGLILGYKARRLIDDNPQQYEGRGWATAGIIIGWIQCAILPVGLLALIAIPNFVQLRGKAYNASAQSAGYNAKIVQELYYQNSGDVNNATYADNLGDLLAWDKNLTDDPGVTFDFGVCTSSGYTFTVRHAKGDRTYDFTD, from the coding sequence ATGTTTACAGTAAGATTGGGCGATAAGGATATTCCCGTACGGGACATTGCGGCCCTAGCAGAAATGATGCGGGCAGGCCAGATCCAAGCGAACACCGCTGTTTATGACCACACGGCAAACGCTTGGCGAACGGCGAAAGACATTCTGGCACGACCCATTGTGGCACCGTCTTCCGCAGCGGCGGAGCAACCAGGGGCGTCGGGTTCCTATTCACCGCCGACCGGCTACGTGCCGGGCCGACCAAGGACCACATCGGGTTTGGCCATCGGGTCATTTGTTTGCAGCGTCGTCGGAATGGTCTCGTGCTTTATGCTGGGAATCGTCGGGCTAATACTCGGCTACAAGGCGCGCCGCCTGATTGACGACAATCCGCAGCAGTATGAAGGCCGCGGCTGGGCAACCGCCGGCATTATCATCGGGTGGATTCAATGTGCGATATTGCCGGTGGGTCTCTTGGCGCTAATCGCGATTCCAAACTTTGTGCAACTCCGCGGCAAGGCTTATAACGCTTCGGCTCAGAGCGCGGGGTACAACGCAAAAATCGTCCAGGAGTTGTATTACCAGAACAGCGGAGACGTGAACAATGCAACGTATGCTGATAACTTGGGCGATCTGCTCGCCTGGGACAAAAACCTTACTGATGATCCGGGCGTGACTTTCGATTTTGGTGTCTGCACCTCGAGCGGCTACACATTCACTGTACGGCATGCCAAGGGCGATAGGACGTATGATTTCACGGACTAG
- a CDS encoding DUF4190 domain-containing protein — protein MFTVRLGDKDIPVRDIAALAEMMQAGRIRANTAVYDNTANTWRRAEDIVVPPIVAPAVSGASPSVAAEQTEASGSYSSPTGVPGLSTGYVPGRPKTTPVLAIVAFVCSIVGMVSGFLLGIFGIILGYKARRLIDDNPQQYEGRRFATAAIILGWIQCVIFPVVILMLIHIPNVVQLRGKAYNASAQSVGYHARNAQLLYYQNSGDVNNATYADNLGDLLAWDNNLTDDPDVTFAFGVCNSDGYTFTVQHAKGDETYDFTH, from the coding sequence ATGTTTACGGTAAGATTGGGTGATAAGGATATTCCCGTACGGGACATTGCGGCCCTAGCAGAAATGATGCAGGCAGGCCGGATTCGGGCGAACACCGCTGTATATGACAACACAGCAAACACTTGGCGAAGGGCGGAAGACATTGTGGTACCCCCCATTGTGGCGCCGGCTGTCTCGGGGGCATCGCCTTCCGTAGCGGCGGAGCAAACAGAGGCGTCGGGTTCCTATTCATCGCCGACCGGCGTTCCCGGCCTATCGACCGGCTACGTGCCGGGCCGACCAAAGACCACACCGGTTTTGGCCATTGTGGCATTTGTTTGCAGCATCGTCGGAATGGTCTCGGGCTTTCTGCTTGGAATTTTCGGGATAATACTCGGCTACAAGGCGCGCCGCCTGATTGACGACAATCCGCAGCAGTACGAAGGCCGCCGCTTCGCAACCGCCGCCATCATTCTCGGGTGGATTCAATGTGTCATATTTCCGGTGGTAATCTTGATGCTAATCCATATTCCAAACGTTGTGCAACTCCGTGGCAAGGCTTATAACGCTTCGGCTCAGAGCGTGGGGTACCACGCAAGAAACGCCCAGTTGTTGTATTACCAGAACAGCGGAGACGTGAACAATGCAACGTATGCCGATAACTTGGGCGATCTGCTCGCTTGGGACAATAACCTTACTGACGATCCGGACGTGACTTTCGCTTTCGGTGTCTGCAATTCGGATGGCTACACATTCACTGTGCAGCATGCCAAGGGCGATGAAACATATGATTTCACGCACTAG